A portion of the Pseudomonas sp. GR 6-02 genome contains these proteins:
- a CDS encoding NAD(P)H-dependent flavin oxidoreductase gives MSQWPDTRILDLLRIELPIIQGPLAGATTSAMVIAACNAGGLGSMPAAMLSIEQLREELKTIRQHTQRPFNVNFFCHQPPPPDEQRAREWKNLLEPYYRELGVDFDAPTPVSNRAPFDNAACEVIEEFRPAVVSFHFGLPEKSLLDRVKATGAKVLSSATTVEEAIWLEQHGCDAIIAMGYEAGGHRGMFLSDDLSSQVGTFALVPQVVDAVKVPVIAAGGISDARGVAAAFMLGASAVQVGTAYLFTPEAKVSASHHKALRTAKESETAVTNIFTGRPARGILNRVMRELGPMSAKAPAFPLAGGALMPLRAKGEADFSNLWAGQAFTLGVELTSAELTRRLADEALAKLLHR, from the coding sequence ATGAGCCAATGGCCAGACACCCGCATTCTTGACCTGCTCAGGATCGAGCTGCCGATCATCCAGGGCCCTTTGGCCGGCGCGACGACTTCGGCCATGGTGATTGCTGCGTGCAACGCTGGTGGCCTGGGTTCGATGCCTGCCGCGATGCTGAGCATCGAGCAGTTGCGCGAAGAACTGAAGACGATTCGCCAACACACCCAGCGCCCGTTCAACGTCAATTTCTTCTGCCACCAACCTCCGCCGCCGGATGAGCAGCGCGCCCGGGAATGGAAGAATCTGCTGGAACCGTACTACCGGGAATTGGGCGTCGACTTCGACGCACCGACGCCGGTGTCCAATCGCGCGCCGTTCGATAACGCGGCCTGCGAAGTGATCGAAGAGTTTCGCCCCGCAGTGGTGAGTTTTCACTTCGGCCTGCCGGAAAAGTCGCTGCTGGATCGGGTAAAAGCCACCGGAGCGAAAGTTCTCTCCTCAGCGACTACGGTCGAAGAAGCCATCTGGCTGGAGCAGCATGGCTGCGATGCGATCATTGCGATGGGTTATGAGGCTGGCGGCCACCGGGGCATGTTCCTCAGTGATGACTTGAGCAGCCAGGTGGGTACTTTCGCGCTGGTGCCGCAGGTCGTTGATGCGGTGAAAGTGCCAGTCATTGCGGCGGGCGGGATTAGCGATGCGCGTGGCGTCGCAGCGGCTTTCATGCTGGGCGCATCGGCGGTTCAGGTAGGTACGGCTTATTTGTTCACGCCAGAGGCCAAGGTCAGCGCGTCCCACCACAAGGCGTTGCGCACGGCCAAGGAAAGCGAGACAGCGGTCACCAACATTTTCACCGGGCGCCCGGCGCGCGGGATTCTCAATCGGGTGATGCGTGAACTCGGGCCGATGAGCGCCAAGGCACCGGCCTTCCCCTTGGCGGGCGGTGCGCTGATGCCATTGCGGGCTAAAGGGGAAGCGGATTTCAGCAACCTTTGGGCCGGGCAGGCGTTCACCCTGGGCGTTGAACTGACTTCGGCAGAGCTTACCCGGCGTTTGGCGGATGAGGCATTGGCCAAATTGCTTCACCGCTAA
- the modB gene encoding molybdate ABC transporter permease subunit, translated as MTLSSADYSAIWLTLKLASLTTVILLIIGTPIALWLSRTQSWLRGPVGAIVALPLVLPPTVIGFYLLLALGPNGWIGHFTQSLGLGTLTFSFAGLVIGSVLYSMPFVVQPLQNAFSAIGTRPLEVAATLRANPWDTFFSVIVPLARPGFITAAILGFAHTVGEFGVVLMIGGNIPDKTRVVSVQIYDHVEAMEYAQAHWLAGAMLVFSFAVLLALYSSRKTKAAWS; from the coding sequence ATGACGCTATCGAGTGCCGATTACTCCGCGATCTGGCTGACCCTGAAACTGGCGTCCCTGACCACGGTCATCCTGCTGATCATTGGCACTCCGATTGCGTTATGGCTGTCGCGTACCCAATCCTGGTTACGCGGCCCGGTCGGGGCGATCGTCGCCCTGCCCCTGGTGCTGCCACCCACGGTGATTGGCTTTTATTTACTGTTGGCGCTTGGCCCGAACGGGTGGATCGGCCACTTCACCCAATCGCTGGGGCTCGGCACCCTGACCTTCAGTTTTGCGGGGCTGGTGATCGGCTCGGTGCTGTACTCGATGCCGTTCGTGGTCCAGCCGCTGCAAAATGCCTTTTCCGCCATCGGCACTCGCCCATTGGAAGTGGCCGCCACCTTGCGCGCCAACCCCTGGGACACGTTCTTCAGCGTGATTGTGCCGCTGGCCCGTCCCGGTTTCATCACCGCGGCCATTCTCGGTTTTGCCCACACCGTCGGCGAGTTTGGCGTGGTGCTGATGATCGGTGGCAACATTCCCGACAAAACCCGCGTGGTCTCGGTGCAGATCTACGATCACGTCGAAGCCATGGAATACGCCCAGGCCCATTGGCTGGCCGGGGCAATGCTGGTGTTCTCCTTTGCAGTGTTGCTGGCGCTCTACTCCAGCCGTAAAACCAAAGCGGCCTGGAGCTGA
- a CDS encoding alkene reductase: MTQQLFQPIALGPYTLPHRVAMAPLTRSRAGQPGDVPTAMNAEYYRQRASAALIITEATQISRQGQGYAWTPGIYSDEQVQAWREVSSQVHEAGGLIFMQLWHVGRVSHPSFQPDNALPVAPSALPVPGKTFIVDADGNGVWGDVPVPRALETSEIADIINDYRRAARNALNAGMDGVEIHAGNGYLLDQFINSNSNQRKDSYGGSLENRARLLLEVVAAVVDEVGAQRVGVRLTPMGRFMGMGDETPQATFGHIVRSLNQWNLAYLHLVEPAVVGTVKDENFDPRWDAIIGQLRAAWDGVLMIAGGYDPETAEQALIDGRADIIAFGRPFLANPDLPRRIRDGLSLNAPDPSTFFGGDQRGYVDYPAHS, encoded by the coding sequence ATGACGCAGCAACTGTTCCAACCCATCGCATTGGGGCCATACACACTCCCGCACCGAGTGGCGATGGCGCCGCTGACCCGCTCTCGTGCCGGGCAACCGGGCGATGTCCCTACGGCCATGAACGCCGAGTATTACCGTCAGCGTGCGAGTGCCGCATTGATCATCACCGAGGCGACGCAAATCTCCCGACAGGGCCAGGGCTATGCCTGGACCCCGGGCATCTACAGCGATGAGCAGGTACAGGCCTGGCGCGAAGTCAGCAGCCAGGTGCACGAGGCCGGCGGTTTGATCTTCATGCAACTCTGGCACGTGGGCCGCGTGTCGCACCCAAGCTTTCAGCCCGACAACGCCCTCCCGGTGGCCCCGAGCGCATTACCCGTGCCGGGCAAGACGTTCATCGTCGACGCGGATGGCAACGGTGTGTGGGGCGATGTGCCGGTTCCGCGGGCACTGGAAACCTCAGAGATCGCTGACATCATCAACGACTACCGCCGGGCCGCGCGCAATGCGCTGAACGCCGGGATGGATGGCGTGGAAATTCATGCCGGCAACGGCTATCTGTTGGATCAGTTCATCAACAGCAACAGTAACCAGCGCAAGGATAGCTACGGCGGCAGCCTGGAAAACCGTGCGCGCCTGTTATTGGAAGTGGTTGCGGCCGTCGTCGACGAAGTCGGTGCGCAGCGCGTGGGCGTACGCCTCACGCCGATGGGACGCTTCATGGGCATGGGCGATGAGACGCCGCAAGCTACGTTCGGCCACATCGTGCGTTCGTTGAACCAGTGGAATCTGGCCTACCTGCACCTCGTCGAGCCTGCCGTCGTTGGCACCGTCAAGGACGAGAACTTCGATCCGCGCTGGGATGCAATCATCGGCCAACTGCGTGCAGCGTGGGACGGCGTGCTGATGATCGCCGGTGGCTACGACCCCGAGACAGCGGAACAGGCCTTGATCGACGGCCGCGCGGACATCATCGCGTTCGGCAGACCGTTTCTGGCCAACCCTGATCTGCCACGGCGAATTCGCGACGGGTTGTCGCTCAATGCGCCGGATCCGAGCACCTTCTTCGGTGGCGATCAGCGTGGATACGTGGATTACCCGGCTCACTCCTGA
- a CDS encoding c-type cytochrome, with protein sequence MLIWRPAIAPIERPRTFDAAQLQRGARVVEAGDCAVCHTRPGGQYMAGGLPLVTPFGTLYSTNITPDPQTGIGQWSLPAFERAMREGISRDGHFLYPAFPYVHYRRMSEGDIADAYAYLMSSPAVNSPAMQNRMNFPMNIRPLVSFWNLLFLHAKPLTPVAQQSEAWNRGRYLVEGPGHCAGCHSPLNLIGAEKSGESLAGGEVDGWEAPSLLGMARRTNPCSTEQLVHYLRAEVVDGHGTAAGPMRPVSLSLARLPVSDAEAIAEYLLSLQTRAAITEIQPGAGNVETLDQTSGALLFASACAGCHAPAAPMREIDGRPALNRTSALQAPSARNFLKTVLEGVPAMPGVPGPVMPPFAASLDNVQLIALASYLRQQARPDQPWTELSSTIEAIRQETK encoded by the coding sequence ATGCTGATATGGCGCCCGGCGATAGCACCGATTGAGCGCCCGCGAACGTTCGATGCCGCGCAATTGCAGCGCGGTGCGCGGGTGGTCGAAGCAGGCGATTGTGCGGTGTGCCATACGCGTCCGGGCGGTCAATACATGGCAGGCGGGCTGCCGCTGGTGACGCCGTTCGGCACGCTCTATAGCACCAACATCACACCTGATCCGCAGACCGGTATCGGCCAATGGTCACTGCCGGCGTTCGAGCGGGCGATGCGTGAAGGGATCTCCCGCGACGGCCACTTCCTGTACCCCGCCTTCCCGTACGTGCACTACCGGCGCATGAGCGAAGGCGACATTGCCGACGCGTATGCGTACTTGATGAGCAGTCCTGCCGTGAACTCACCGGCCATGCAAAACCGCATGAATTTCCCGATGAACATCCGGCCGCTGGTGTCGTTCTGGAATCTGCTGTTCCTGCATGCAAAGCCGCTGACGCCGGTGGCGCAGCAATCTGAAGCGTGGAATCGCGGACGTTATCTGGTTGAAGGCCCCGGCCACTGTGCGGGCTGCCATTCACCGTTGAACCTGATCGGTGCCGAGAAGTCCGGCGAAAGCCTCGCGGGCGGAGAGGTAGATGGCTGGGAGGCGCCTTCGCTGCTCGGCATGGCCCGTCGCACAAACCCGTGCAGCACTGAGCAGTTGGTCCACTATCTGCGGGCAGAAGTGGTGGACGGGCACGGCACAGCCGCGGGCCCGATGCGCCCGGTCAGCCTCAGTCTGGCTCGCTTGCCGGTCAGTGACGCCGAGGCGATTGCCGAGTATTTGCTGAGCCTGCAAACCAGGGCTGCGATCACCGAAATCCAACCCGGCGCCGGGAACGTTGAGACCTTGGACCAGACCAGCGGCGCCCTGCTGTTCGCCAGTGCCTGCGCCGGTTGTCATGCCCCTGCGGCGCCGATGCGCGAGATCGACGGGCGTCCGGCGCTGAATCGCACCTCGGCACTGCAAGCCCCAAGCGCACGCAACTTCCTGAAAACCGTGCTCGAAGGCGTGCCGGCAATGCCGGGCGTGCCCGGACCGGTCATGCCGCCGTTTGCCGCCAGCCTGGACAACGTTCAACTCATCGCCCTGGCGTCATACCTGCGCCAGCAAGCCAGGCCTGACCAACCCTGGACAGAGCTTTCTTCCACTATTGAAGCGATCCGTCAGGAGACGAAATGA
- a CDS encoding xanthine dehydrogenase family protein molybdopterin-binding subunit: MTMEKKVDHSRRAFLRGGALLVAFTLVPAARRAWADTEVDTLGTVVLAPDLPGSLRTNPYLDAWIRVGPEGITVYTGKVELGTGVKTALLQIAAERLEVSPTAINLLTADTALTPNEGYTAGSHSIFDSGTALFNAAAQVRELLLQSAGRSWEVAPPLLTTQEGVIHGPAGQRMSYADAVENVDLHLYAKSESPAMPATGFKLIGHSLQRLDIPAKVSGGPAFVQDIRLPGMLHARVIRPPRPGCTLEAFDAESMKTLSGVVQVIRDGNYLAVVARDEWQAIKAMRSGYESARWSGGQAIPESRDIHTLLERLPSRRYPISHEGTPQVATDKSYRARVTKQYLMHGSIGPSCAVAWFKDGTLTVWTHTQGVYPLRAGIAEMVRLPPERVRCIHTEGSGCYGHNGADDAAADAALIAMRIPGTPVRVQWMREQENLWEPYSSAMVTEVQANLDAQGRLQDWNYELWTTPHNERIVNAGRLLPARLLARPFTSAPSVPIAQPEGDGDRNAVPLYTLASTRINMNFVTEMPFRTSAMRSLGAHINIFAIEACIDELAARAGSDPVALRLAHLADPRARAVVERVRDAIGWSQKSSEPGAGIGFAFARYKNIMGYCAIAVRLRVHPQTGEVQVDHVVTAVDVGQIVNPDGLRNQVEGGIVQSTSWTLYEKVAYDAGGIRSYDWSGYPILRFSQVPKKVDVHLLDQPGQPFLGAAEIVQGPMAAALGNAVANATGRRWLNLPLTRSEQPS; this comes from the coding sequence ATGACGATGGAGAAAAAAGTCGACCACAGTCGCCGGGCTTTCTTGCGTGGGGGTGCCTTGCTGGTGGCGTTTACCCTGGTGCCGGCAGCGCGTCGTGCATGGGCCGACACCGAAGTGGATACACTCGGCACGGTGGTGTTGGCACCTGATCTGCCCGGCAGCCTGCGCACCAATCCCTACCTCGATGCGTGGATCCGCGTGGGCCCTGAAGGCATCACCGTCTACACCGGCAAGGTCGAATTGGGCACTGGCGTCAAAACAGCCTTGCTGCAAATTGCCGCCGAACGTCTGGAGGTTTCGCCGACGGCGATCAACCTGCTGACGGCCGACACTGCCCTGACGCCCAACGAAGGCTACACCGCTGGCAGCCATAGCATTTTCGACAGCGGCACCGCGCTGTTCAACGCGGCGGCGCAGGTGCGTGAGTTATTGCTGCAGTCGGCCGGGCGCAGCTGGGAGGTGGCACCGCCACTGTTGACGACGCAGGAAGGCGTCATTCACGGCCCTGCCGGACAACGAATGTCCTACGCTGACGCCGTCGAAAACGTCGATCTGCACCTCTATGCCAAGTCCGAATCGCCGGCAATGCCCGCGACGGGCTTCAAGCTGATCGGGCATTCGCTGCAACGGCTGGATATTCCGGCAAAAGTCAGCGGCGGTCCTGCATTTGTTCAGGACATTCGTCTGCCGGGCATGCTGCACGCTCGGGTCATTCGCCCTCCTCGTCCCGGCTGCACGCTGGAGGCCTTCGACGCGGAGTCGATGAAAACGTTGTCCGGGGTTGTGCAGGTGATTCGCGACGGCAATTACCTTGCCGTGGTGGCGCGTGATGAATGGCAAGCGATCAAGGCCATGCGCAGCGGATATGAATCGGCGCGCTGGAGCGGTGGACAAGCGATACCCGAGTCACGGGACATCCACACATTGCTCGAGCGCCTGCCTTCACGCCGCTACCCGATCAGCCATGAGGGCACCCCACAGGTGGCGACCGACAAGAGCTATCGAGCGCGCGTGACCAAGCAATACCTGATGCACGGATCCATCGGCCCGTCCTGCGCCGTGGCCTGGTTCAAGGACGGCACCCTCACCGTCTGGACCCACACCCAAGGCGTGTATCCGCTGCGCGCCGGGATCGCCGAAATGGTGCGGCTACCGCCCGAGCGCGTTCGCTGTATCCACACCGAAGGGTCCGGTTGTTACGGCCACAACGGCGCAGACGATGCAGCGGCCGACGCGGCGTTGATTGCCATGCGAATACCGGGCACGCCGGTGCGAGTGCAGTGGATGCGCGAGCAGGAAAATCTCTGGGAACCCTACAGCTCGGCGATGGTGACTGAAGTGCAGGCCAATCTTGATGCGCAAGGTCGACTGCAGGACTGGAACTATGAACTGTGGACCACGCCGCATAACGAACGCATCGTCAACGCGGGCCGGTTGCTGCCGGCGCGACTGCTGGCCCGACCGTTCACCTCCGCGCCTTCGGTGCCCATCGCTCAACCTGAAGGCGACGGCGATCGCAATGCCGTGCCGCTGTACACGCTGGCATCCACGCGCATCAACATGAACTTCGTCACTGAGATGCCGTTTCGCACCTCTGCCATGCGCTCGCTGGGCGCGCACATCAACATCTTCGCAATCGAGGCGTGCATCGATGAGCTTGCCGCCAGGGCCGGGAGCGATCCGGTGGCCTTGCGCCTTGCCCATCTGGCGGATCCCCGGGCGCGGGCCGTGGTGGAGCGCGTGCGCGACGCCATCGGCTGGTCGCAAAAAAGCAGCGAACCTGGCGCGGGCATCGGCTTCGCGTTTGCCCGCTACAAAAACATCATGGGCTATTGCGCGATCGCGGTGCGCTTGCGCGTACATCCGCAGACCGGCGAGGTGCAGGTCGATCACGTCGTCACGGCGGTAGACGTCGGGCAAATCGTCAATCCCGATGGCCTGCGCAACCAGGTGGAAGGCGGGATCGTGCAGTCCACCAGTTGGACGCTGTATGAAAAAGTCGCCTATGACGCCGGGGGCATACGCAGTTACGACTGGAGTGGCTACCCGATCCTGCGCTTTTCGCAGGTGCCGAAAAAGGTCGACGTGCACCTGCTCGACCAGCCGGGACAGCCGTTTCTCGGCGCCGCCGAAATCGTCCAGGGACCGATGGCCGCCGCCCTCGGCAATGCCGTGGCGAACGCTACCGGCCGACGCTGGCTGAACCTTCCTTTGACCCGCTCGGAGCAACCGTCCTGA
- a CDS encoding MFS transporter, protein MLTGNPAAAAKAEQPASLSGLMVAFLAFCCGAVVANLYYAQPIVELIAPQIGLSSANASLIVSLTQFGYALGLLLLVPLADLMENRRLVVGFTLAASVTLLCAGLTHSPSMFLVFSLLIGLTSVAVQILVPLAAHLAPEATRGRVVGNIMSGLLLGILLSRPLSSLLVEVFGWRGVFYSAAALMAVIALITAAALPRRVPTHQATYAALIGSVFTLARRHPVLRQRSLYQGLLFASFSLFWTLAPIELMRHHGFSQAQVAIFALVGAVGAIAAPIAGRLADAGHGRRGTRVALLLAPVSLLIAALPGSSYLWLVVCAVLLDFAVQLNMVLGQREVYAIDPHSRARLNAVYMTSIFVGGALGSLVASPLYEHFGWNLSAASVALLPTLALVMFLGRKANA, encoded by the coding sequence ATGCTCACGGGTAACCCCGCAGCAGCGGCCAAGGCCGAACAGCCTGCTTCACTCTCCGGCCTGATGGTCGCGTTCCTGGCATTTTGCTGCGGCGCGGTCGTGGCCAACCTCTATTACGCCCAGCCGATTGTCGAATTGATCGCGCCGCAGATCGGCCTGTCCAGCGCCAATGCCAGCCTGATCGTTTCACTCACACAGTTTGGTTATGCGCTGGGTCTGCTGTTGCTGGTGCCGCTGGCCGACCTGATGGAAAACCGGCGCCTGGTCGTGGGTTTCACCCTCGCGGCGAGCGTTACGCTGTTGTGTGCCGGGCTGACGCACTCGCCGTCGATGTTCCTCGTGTTTTCCTTGCTGATCGGCCTTACTTCGGTTGCGGTGCAGATTCTGGTGCCACTGGCGGCGCATCTGGCGCCCGAAGCCACGCGCGGTCGTGTGGTGGGCAATATCATGAGCGGGCTGCTGCTGGGCATTCTGTTGTCGCGTCCGCTGTCCAGCCTGCTGGTGGAAGTGTTCGGCTGGCGCGGGGTGTTTTACAGCGCGGCGGCACTGATGGCCGTCATCGCCCTGATCACCGCGGCTGCGCTGCCGCGCCGTGTGCCAACGCATCAGGCGACTTATGCCGCGCTGATCGGCTCGGTGTTTACCCTGGCTCGTCGCCATCCGGTGCTGCGTCAACGTTCGTTGTATCAGGGGTTATTGTTCGCCAGCTTCAGCCTGTTCTGGACGCTTGCACCGATTGAGCTGATGCGTCACCACGGTTTCAGCCAGGCGCAGGTGGCGATTTTTGCCCTGGTCGGAGCGGTAGGTGCAATCGCTGCGCCGATTGCCGGGCGCTTGGCCGATGCCGGTCACGGCCGCCGCGGAACACGGGTCGCACTGCTGCTGGCACCGGTTTCATTGTTGATCGCTGCGCTGCCCGGCAGCAGCTACCTGTGGCTGGTGGTGTGTGCGGTGCTGCTGGATTTCGCCGTGCAACTGAACATGGTGCTGGGCCAGCGCGAGGTGTACGCCATCGACCCGCACAGCCGGGCACGCCTCAACGCCGTGTACATGACCAGTATCTTCGTTGGCGGTGCCTTGGGATCGCTGGTGGCGAGCCCGCTCTACGAGCACTTCGGCTGGAACCTGTCTGCCGCGTCGGTGGCATTGCTCCCGACCCTGGCTTTGGTGATGTTCCTCGGCCGCAAGGCCAATGCCTGA
- the modC gene encoding molybdenum ABC transporter ATP-binding protein — protein sequence MIQTRLKLSYSGFALDIDLQLPGRGVTALYGHSGSGKTTCLRCIAGLEQAGQGFIQINDEVWQDSDKRIFVPPHKRALGYVFQEASLFHHLSVRANLEFGLKRIPRQQRRVDMAHATELLGIGHLLDRNPQNLSGGERQRIGIARALLTSPKLLLMDEPLAALDTQRKNEILPYLQRLHDELDIPVLYVSHSQDEVARLADHLVLLSNGKALASGAIGETLARLDLPLALGDDAGVVIEGHVSAYDADYQLLTLQLPDTDLSIRVAHAPMTKGQALRCKVQARDVSLSLQGVEQSSILNRLPVTVISEVGADNAAHVLIRLNAAGTPLLARITRYSRDQLGVHPGQQLWAQIKAVAVLA from the coding sequence ATGATTCAAACGCGCTTGAAACTGAGCTATTCGGGATTTGCCCTGGATATCGACTTGCAATTGCCCGGCCGTGGAGTGACTGCGCTCTATGGTCATTCCGGTTCGGGCAAAACCACCTGCCTGCGTTGCATCGCCGGTCTGGAACAGGCCGGGCAGGGTTTTATCCAGATCAACGATGAAGTCTGGCAGGACAGCGACAAGCGGATTTTCGTCCCGCCGCATAAACGCGCCCTGGGTTATGTTTTCCAGGAAGCCAGCCTGTTTCACCATCTGTCGGTGCGGGCCAATCTAGAATTCGGCCTCAAGCGCATCCCTCGCCAACAGCGGCGGGTCGACATGGCGCATGCCACGGAGTTACTGGGGATTGGCCATTTACTCGACCGCAATCCGCAGAATCTTTCAGGCGGTGAGCGCCAGCGTATCGGCATCGCCCGTGCCCTGCTCACCAGCCCCAAACTGTTGTTGATGGACGAGCCACTGGCGGCGCTCGATACCCAGCGTAAAAACGAAATCCTGCCGTACCTGCAACGGTTGCACGATGAGCTCGACATCCCCGTGCTGTACGTCAGCCATTCCCAGGATGAAGTCGCGCGGCTTGCCGATCACCTCGTCCTGCTCAGCAACGGCAAGGCTTTGGCCAGCGGCGCCATCGGCGAAACCCTGGCCCGGCTCGATCTGCCGCTGGCGCTGGGCGATGACGCCGGCGTGGTGATCGAAGGGCACGTCAGCGCCTATGACGCCGACTACCAGCTGCTGACCTTGCAACTGCCCGACACCGACCTGAGCATTCGGGTCGCCCACGCGCCGATGACCAAGGGCCAGGCATTGCGCTGCAAGGTTCAGGCGCGGGATGTCAGCCTGAGCCTGCAAGGCGTCGAACAGAGCAGCATCCTCAATCGCCTGCCGGTCACGGTGATCAGTGAAGTCGGCGCCGACAACGCTGCTCACGTACTGATCCGCCTGAATGCCGCCGGCACACCGCTGCTGGCGCGAATCACCCGCTACTCCCGGGATCAACTGGGCGTGCACCCCGGCCAGCAACTCTGGGCGCAGATCAAAGCGGTGGCGGTGCTGGCCTGA
- a CDS encoding (2Fe-2S)-binding protein: MTQVTLNVNGSAHALELEPDMPLLYALRNHLGLNGAKYGCGLGQCGACTVIVDDKPVFSCVTPCAGLEGKKVRTVESLGSAEHPGPLQKAFIDKQAAQCGYCIAGMLMRAQSLLESNPHPDEQTIREHMAGNLCRCGTHLRIIEAISLMAGQNGSAT; the protein is encoded by the coding sequence ATGACCCAAGTCACGCTCAACGTCAACGGCTCGGCCCATGCATTGGAGCTGGAACCTGACATGCCGCTGCTCTATGCGCTGCGTAATCATCTGGGGCTGAACGGCGCCAAATACGGGTGTGGTTTGGGGCAGTGCGGCGCCTGTACGGTCATCGTCGACGACAAGCCGGTCTTTTCTTGTGTGACGCCCTGCGCGGGCCTTGAGGGCAAGAAGGTTCGAACGGTTGAAAGCCTCGGTTCTGCCGAACATCCCGGCCCTTTGCAAAAAGCCTTTATCGACAAACAGGCGGCCCAATGCGGCTACTGCATCGCCGGCATGCTGATGCGCGCGCAGTCATTGCTGGAGAGCAATCCGCACCCGGACGAGCAGACCATTCGCGAGCACATGGCAGGCAACCTGTGTCGTTGCGGCACCCACCTGCGGATTATCGAGGCAATCAGCCTGATGGCCGGGCAAAACGGGAGTGCGACATGA
- a CDS encoding LysR family transcriptional regulator — protein MDKLLALKMFVETVRCGGYSSAARKLGISTSSVTRQVAGLENELGASLLNRTTRNTSVTVAGQTYFEKAVAILDAIDEADAVVADRGSEAQGRLRISVPVEFGRRIIAPHLGRLLERHPGLEISVSLSDQVSDLLSEQIDVSVRLGSSVVSEDIVSKRVGAFQRWVVASPDYLSRHTAPCHPRDLLEHQCLRFDYAGSHQCWTFQGDKETIQLNVHGRLQSNNADILREAAIAGGGVTLLADWLVRDDVAAGRLTRLLEHYEVNPGSASSCINALYLPNHRGSSRINVFIDFLEEILTPGVSAIQMAGQ, from the coding sequence ATGGACAAGTTGCTGGCACTGAAGATGTTTGTTGAAACCGTGCGTTGCGGCGGTTATTCGTCCGCGGCGCGCAAGCTCGGCATCTCGACATCTTCGGTCACTCGCCAGGTGGCGGGGCTGGAAAACGAGCTCGGCGCCAGCCTGCTCAACCGCACGACACGCAACACCAGCGTGACCGTCGCCGGGCAAACCTATTTCGAAAAGGCTGTGGCGATTCTTGACGCCATCGACGAAGCCGATGCCGTGGTTGCCGACCGTGGCAGCGAGGCGCAAGGACGCCTGCGGATCAGCGTCCCTGTCGAGTTCGGTCGGCGGATCATCGCGCCGCATCTGGGCCGTTTGCTCGAGCGCCATCCGGGGCTGGAAATAAGCGTGTCGTTGAGCGATCAGGTCAGCGACCTGCTGAGCGAACAGATCGACGTGTCGGTGCGTCTGGGATCGTCGGTGGTCAGTGAAGACATCGTCAGTAAACGGGTAGGGGCCTTCCAGCGCTGGGTGGTGGCCAGCCCGGATTACCTGAGCCGCCACACGGCGCCGTGTCATCCTCGCGACTTGCTCGAGCACCAATGCCTGCGCTTTGATTACGCTGGTTCGCACCAGTGCTGGACGTTCCAGGGCGACAAGGAAACCATCCAGCTCAATGTGCACGGCCGCCTGCAAAGCAACAACGCCGACATCCTGCGCGAAGCGGCAATCGCCGGCGGCGGGGTGACCCTGTTGGCCGACTGGCTGGTACGCGACGATGTCGCCGCAGGCCGGCTGACACGGTTGTTGGAGCATTACGAAGTCAACCCCGGCAGTGCAAGCAGTTGCATCAATGCGCTGTACTTGCCCAATCACCGGGGCTCTAGCCGGATCAATGTGTTTATCGATTTTCTAGAGGAAATCCTCACGCCTGGCGTGTCAGCTATACAAATGGCTGGCCAGTAA
- the modA gene encoding molybdate ABC transporter substrate-binding protein has protein sequence MRASRFAPVCLFSVFAFGSAHANEVQVAVAANFTAPIQAIAADFEKDTGHKLVTSFGATGQFYTQIKNGAPFEVLLSADDTTPQKLETEGDTVKGSRFTYAIGTLALWSAKEGYVDAKGKVLSDNQYQHLSIANPKAAPYGLAATQVLAKQGLTDKVKGKIVEGQNITQAYQFVSTGNAELGFVALSQIYKDGKVTNGSAWIVPANLHDPIKQDAVILNKGKDNPAAQALVDYLKGPKAAAVIKSYGYQL, from the coding sequence ATGCGTGCCTCACGTTTTGCCCCTGTGTGCCTGTTCAGCGTGTTCGCTTTCGGGTCCGCCCACGCGAACGAAGTCCAGGTCGCCGTTGCCGCCAACTTCACTGCGCCGATCCAGGCCATCGCTGCCGATTTCGAGAAAGACACCGGGCACAAACTGGTCACCTCCTTTGGTGCAACCGGCCAGTTCTATACCCAGATCAAGAACGGCGCGCCGTTCGAAGTGTTGCTCTCGGCGGATGACACCACGCCACAAAAACTCGAGACCGAAGGCGACACCGTCAAGGGTTCGCGCTTCACCTACGCTATCGGCACGCTGGCGCTGTGGTCGGCCAAGGAAGGTTATGTCGACGCCAAGGGCAAGGTTCTGAGCGACAACCAGTATCAGCATCTTTCCATCGCCAACCCGAAAGCCGCCCCGTACGGTCTGGCTGCCACTCAGGTGCTGGCCAAGCAAGGCCTGACCGACAAGGTCAAAGGCAAGATCGTTGAAGGCCAGAACATCACCCAGGCTTACCAATTCGTGTCCACCGGCAATGCCGAACTCGGTTTTGTGGCCTTGTCGCAGATCTACAAAGACGGCAAAGTGACCAACGGTTCGGCCTGGATCGTTCCGGCCAACCTGCATGATCCGATCAAACAAGACGCGGTGATCCTCAACAAGGGCAAGGACAACCCGGCCGCCCAGGCATTGGTTGACTACCTCAAGGGGCCGAAAGCGGCCGCCGTCATCAAGTCCTATGGTTACCAACTCTAA